aatagttaaaaaatataaataagtacatatgttaccctctaaaatgacataacAGTTCAAAAACAATTCCAACACTgtacaaaatacatatagctctgcgtatgtatttacagaatacatacttgatccatatgtatattaccatacaaaaaatataaatataattctaatacgtatttacgaaatacattaTCAGATTCATATTAAACATCAACGAACataactataatatatatcttcatatgtatttgcgaaatacaaatatgactcatataaaataataaatacaaatgcatatcttaaacagtaataACAATAACtatatacataaacatataactaaataaaaaaatacataatacatattatgaacattaaaaaatactactatatatatgttaccctctaaaaatatatatcaacataatcatgtgtataaaaaatacatatactgcACATGACctataaactaataaaaatacaaatacaaatacttCTTTAAACTTAACTAAGAACATGCCACATGGagttcaaaaatttcaaataccgagaataatatttcaaatacaaataaaaatacatgtctGATCCGCATATATATTaccatacaaaaaatacaaatatgactcTAAAATTGAGATTTCAGCTATatttcaaatacaaatacaaaaataaatacatatctgATCCACATGTATATTAccatacaaaaaaaatacaaatatgactcTGAAATTGAGTAGCTAGCCTTTACACAACAAGAATCAGCAATGGCAGGCGAGAAAGTGAAATTGCTTGGATATTGGGCAAGTCCTTTTGCTCTGAGGGTTCATTGGGCACTGAAACCGAAAGGAATTGAATATGACTACCAAGAAGAACATCTTCCAAACAAAAATCCTTTGTTGTTGCAGTACAATCCAATTCATAAaaagattttagttttgattcataATGGGAAACCAATTGCAGAATCACTATTCATACTTGAATACATTGAAGAGACATGGAAGCACAATCCCATCCTCCCTGAAGATCCTTATGAACGAGCCAAAGTGCgattttggataaaatttgttGATGACAAGGTAATAACCAATTGACGGTGTAATTATGTGAGAAAAGAGAGAACGATACATCTTAATTGATGGAGCACAATATTTATCAATAGTTTcagaaaaaaaggcaaaaattNNNNNNNNNNNNNNNNNNNNNNNNNNNNNNNNNNNNNNNNNNNNNNNNNNNNNNNNNNNNNNNNNNNNNNNNNNNNNNNNNNNNNNNNNNNNNNNNNNNNaaaaaaaaaaaaaaagggtagaaGATACGGTTATATTGGtggaggaggggggggggggttgaaattgtggagtgaaaataaaaaaagtaaagtagTGAAAGTAAAACAGACGCTTGTCTAGTTAATGGGCAAAATAATGCTACTCTTGCTATAAAATACAATTTTGcaaaagtattgctatttattataattatagtcttaagtatgaTACTTTCTGTAAATTTTCTATGTATAAACCTACAATACCTAATTAAAACACTTTATTAAGATTAAAGCTGAGTtgtttaattaaaacaaagaCTTAATTCGAATGTGAATGAAATATTCTGACCATTTTAAAGCACTGATTATATATAAAACCTTAATTCCAATATAGTATGACTTGCAAAGCTTAATTTGACCAAAAACTAGAAATCTATCTCTATGTAAATTCTATTTAGATATGAATTAGATAAATTAAAGGCCAACCCTAAACAAATTTGGTTTCTTACgactcaattattttttttccaactCTCTTTTTCCTCCTACGtaatatattcatacaaaataaataaaaattctcaaaccATATAACCAAAAAAACAAAGTAGTAATTTTTCAAATCCACAATTTTTTCTTAGGGATTAGGGTTTGGTCTAATTACCTCCCTAGTGGAATATGATTTGTTAGAAATCCAAATCCTATAAATTCCATTCGTCATCACAATATTTGTGTAATAGCCAGCAATTCTCACTATGTTGATAGGTGATGAATTGCCTGAACACCTTATTCACAAAATATTTTCCTACCTTAGTCTTAAAGAAAGAGCCAACTCAAGTCTTGTGTGCCAAACATGGCTAAAAGCATGGTTCACTTACAAGGCAATAACAATAGAAATATAGTGGATAACGAGTCCGTTTGGATAAGATTAAAATCTGGTCAAACC
The nucleotide sequence above comes from Capsicum annuum cultivar UCD-10X-F1 unplaced genomic scaffold, UCD10Xv1.1 ctg77624, whole genome shotgun sequence. Encoded proteins:
- the LOC124894813 gene encoding glutathione S-transferase U1-like, with amino-acid sequence MAGEKVKLLGYWASPFALRVHWALKPKGIEYDYQEEHLPNKNPLLLQYNPIHKKILVLIHNGKPIAESLFILEYIEETWKHNPILPEDPYERAKVRFWIKFVDDK